A genomic segment from Oncorhynchus clarkii lewisi isolate Uvic-CL-2024 chromosome 12, UVic_Ocla_1.0, whole genome shotgun sequence encodes:
- the LOC139423108 gene encoding adenosine receptor A2b-like — protein sequence MNSYYIVFEILIAILSISGNVLVCWSVAINTTLKTATNYFLVSLAVADILVGCLAIPFAITISIGILLDFYGCLFLACFVLVLTQSSIFSLLAVAIDRYLAINIPLRYKELVTGTRARRIIAILWILSFVIGLIPFLGWNLKVSSCRQNVSSSLTNGSSVGETSATIAPRVDDLSSIKLTCQFENVVDMHYMVYFNFFGCVLPPLLIMLGIYVKIFTVARKQMHQIELKCSVSSNRGSHHHGLLQREIRAAKSLSIIVGLFALCWLPVHILNCLTLFYKDLYKPAPVMYIAIMLSHANSAVNPIIYAYRIQDFRNTFRKILTRQVLCQREELYLHSSNGSRRNRDQIHMTIDPLL from the exons ATGAATTCGTACTACATAGTATTTGAGATATTAATAGCAATCTTGTCCATATCTGGCAATGTATTGGTTTGCTGGTCTGTCGCCATCAACACCACTCTGAAAACAGCAACTAACTACTTTTTGGTGTCTTTGGCTGTGGCAGATATTTTGGTGGGTTGCCTTGCCATCCCCTTTGCCATAACCATAAGCATCGGTATCCTTTTGGACTTCTATGGATGTCTTTTTCTTGCCTGTTTTGTTTTGGTACTGACTCAAAGCTCAATTTTCAGCCTCCTTGCAGTTGCAATTGATAGATATTTGGCCATCAATATACCCCTCAG GTACAAGGAGCTGGTGACAGGCACGAGGGCCAGAAGAATCATTGCTATTTTATGGATCCTGTCCTTTGTCATCGGCCTCATCCCGTTCCTGGGTTGGAACCTGAAGGTTTCTTCCTGCCGTCAGAATGTCTCCAGCAGCCTGACAAATGGCAGCTCTGTGGGGGAAACCAGTGCCACTATCGCCCCTCGGGTGGACGATCTGAGCAGCATCAAGCTCACCTGCCAGTTTGAGAATGTGGTGGACATGCACTACATGGTCTATTTCAACTTCTTTGGCTGCGTCCTGCCTCCTCTGCTTATCATGCTGGGCATCTATGTGAAGATCTTCACTGTGGCCCGCAAGCAGATGCAccaaattgagctcaagtgctcGGTGAGCAGCAATAGGGGCAGCCACCATCACGGGCTGCTTCAGCGCGAGATCCGTGCCGCCAAGTCTCTGTCCATCATTGTGGGGCTGTTTGCCCTCTGCTGGCTGCCCGTGCACATCCTCAACTGCCTGACCCTGTTCTACAAGGACCTGTACAAGCCGGCCCCAGTCATGTACATAGCCATCATGCTGTCGCACGCCAACTCCGCTGTCAATCCCATTATCTACGCCTACCGCATCCAGGACTTCAGGAACACCTTCCGCAAGATCCTGACGCGTCAAGTCCTGTGTCAGAGGGAGGAGctctacctccactcctccaatggAAGCAGGCGGAACAGAGACCAGATCCACATGACCATTGACCCATTACTCTGA